The sequence CGCGCATGCGCGACTATGTCGGCACCCGGGCGGGCGACTGGATGCTGCATTGGCCGGACGCGGCACGCAAAGCCGGCGCGTTGCTCGGGGATGTCGCCGCCCTCGGCGCCGTGCCCTTTCCCATCCCGAACGTCTGGCTCGGCGTCTCAACCGAGGATCAGCGCCGCGCCGATGAGCGCGTGCCGGATCTGCTGGCCGCCCCGGCCTCCATCCGCTTCGTCAGCGCCGAGCCGCTGCTCGGGCCGCTCAACCTCCGCCGCATCCGCATCGCTCCCAATCATCACACGATGCTCGACGCGCTGGACGGCTACGCCATCACGGAAAACATTTCCGGCAGCGGCCAAGAACGGGCGAAGCTCGACCTTGTGATCGTTGGCGGCGAGAGCGGCCCCAAGGCCCGGCCCATGCACCCGGACTGGGCACGCTCCCTGCGCGACCAGTGCGCCGCCGCCGGCACGGCGTTTTTCTTCAAGCAGTGGGGCGAGTGGTTGCACGAAGATCTGGTCAGAGATGGCCAACATCCCGGCGCGCGCTTCTTCTCTGCGGACGACGGGCCGATGGACGAGGCGCCGCCCTTTGGGCCCACTACCGGCCGTCTTTGGCATTGGTGGGAGCCCGACCACAAGGCGTCCATCCGCGTCGGCAAGCGCGCTGCCGGCCGGCTGCTAGACGGCGTCGAGCACAATGCCATGCCGGAGGTGCGGTCATGACCACACCCCATCGCGTCCAGATCACCCGCAACGCCTATGGCCGCGCCACCTTCCCGCGCGGCGCTGTCCGCGTTGATCGCGGCAGCCGTTGGGTATCGCCCTTCTGGTTCGACCAGGAGCCAATCGCGCGAGCCATGACGAAACGGCTTGTTTCCGACACGAGAGCCAACCGAATGCAGTTGGTGACGCAGCTGCATTTCGCCTGGCTGATGGGCCTCACGCAGACGCACCCGGCCTTCTGGTGCCTGTCGGAAGCTGCGGTCGCCGAATTGCCCACCCCGCCCAGCTTGCTGGAGGTGGAAAGGGAACTGCGCGGCAAGGTGCTGGCGGACTGGGCTGAGATCGGCCTGCCGTGCATTGGCGACGTGCTGCTCGCCATCGCCAACCGGACGGCCGACGGCAAGCTCTTCCCGACGGCATCGGACAACTTCAAGCCCGAAGTGGTCATTAGAGATCCTCGCAAGCCTTACCGGGGCGGCGTTGATCTCGGCTATGCGGCATGGGGGCGCTGATGAACTTCCGTGTCGCAACCGAGATCAAGCCCCGGCTCAAGTCCGATCGTCCGCGTCGGCAGCGTCGCCCGCGCGATCTGCGCGCCCGGCTTGAAGACGCCGATCACTTGCGGTTCATCCGCGCGCTTCCCTGCCTCATCAGCGGCTACACGCCAGCCGGCCAAGCGGCACACATCCGCTACGCCAATGCGCAGTTCGGCAAGGAGATCACCGGAATCGGCGTGAAGCCGGACGACAAATGGACCGTGCCGCTCTGCGCCTGGGAGCACACCGAGAGCTCCGGCGCGCAGCACCGCTTCGGCGAGGAGGCTTGGTGGATCGACCGCGGCATCGACCCGCTGCAGGTCGCCTCCAACCTCTATGCCTGCTCCGTCGCGCTGCGCGCGATGCGGATGGATGAAGGCTCCATCATCCAGGCGCTGACGCTGATTATTCGGAACGCGCGGGGGGACCAGTGATGAACGCCCCGGCCTCCTATCGTCAGTTCCTCGAAGCCAAGATGAAGGTCGCACCTTCGACCGGCGTCTCTGTCCCGCTGGAAGAGATCAATCCTGACCTCAAGCCGTTCACGCGCGCCGTCGTCCAATGGGCAGCCGCCGGCGGATGCCGGGGCATCTTCGCCAGCTTCGGGCTGCACAAGACGTCGACGCAGATCGAGCTCTGCCGACTGCTGAAGGGCCGCGCCGGCGGCGAGGCGCTGATCGTGCTGCCGCTGGGCGTCCGGCAGGAGTTCTTCCGCGACGCGCGGCTCCGCTTCTTGGGCGACTTCGCGGTGTCGCTCCGCTTCATCCAGTCGGAAGCCGAGCTGGCAGCGGCCCGCGCCGATGGTGGCGACCACATATTCCTGACGAACTACGAGACGATCCGCGAAGGGAAGCTTGACCCGGGCCAGTTTACCATTGCCTGCCTCGACGAGGCGTCGATCCTGCGCAGCTTCGGCTCCAAGACCTTCCAGACGTTCCTGCCGCTGTTCGACAAGGTCCGCTTCCGCTTCGTCGCGACAGCCACACCTTCGCCGAACCGGTTCAAAGAGCTCATCCACTACGCCGGGTTCCTCGGCATCATGGATACCGGCCAGGCGCTCACCCGCTTCTTCCAGCGCAATTCCGAGAAGGCCGGCGACCTCACGCTTTACCCCCATAAGGAACACGAGTTCTGGATGTGGGTGTCGACCTGGGCGGTTTTCCTGCAAAAGCCTTCTGACCTCGGCTTCTCGGACGAGGGCTACGACCTCCCGCCGCTCACTGTCCGCTGGCATGAGGTCCCCGTCGACCTGATCGGCTCAAATGCCGACCGCGACGGTCAGATGGCCCTAATCCGGCCGGAGGCCAAGGGGCTATCGGAGGAGGCGCGCGAGCGCCGCGCCGCCCTGCCGGCCTGCATTGCCCGGATGCGCGACATCATCGCAGCCGATCCGGAGAGTCACCGCATCCTATGGCACGACCTTGAGGACGAGCGCCGCGCCATCGAGGCGGCGGTGCCCGGCGTGCGCTCGGTGTTCGGAACCCAGGATCTTGCAGAGCGCGAGGACCGCATCATCGCCTTTTCCGACGGCGGCTTCCCGTTCCTTGCCGCCAAGCCGGTGATGCTCGGATCCGGCTGCAACCTTCAGCGCCACTGCCACAAGGCGGTGTTCCTCGGGGTCGGGCACAAGTTCAACGACTTCATCCAGGCCGTGCATCGCATCCAGCGTTTCGGTCAGGAGCACCCCGTTGAGATCGACATCATCTATCCCGAGAGCATGCGGGCGGCGCGCCGTGACCTCGAGGCCAAATGGGCGCGCCATGAGGAAATGGCCGCGCGCATGAGCGAGATCATCCGCAAGCACGGGCTCAGCCTGGCCGGTATGGCCGAGGTGCTCCAGCGCTCCATCGGCGTTCAGCGCATCGAGGCCAGCGGCGACGGCTGGC is a genomic window of Ancylobacter sp. IITR112 containing:
- a CDS encoding phage Gp37/Gp68 family protein; protein product: MGDHTGIEWADATWNPIVGCSIVSPGCTNCYAMGQAARIERMQPASHYAGTTQSSKAGAIWSGKLKVAPDHILTQPLHWRRPRRIFVNSMGDLFHEDAPDHWIDRVFAIMALAPQHTFMVLTKRSARMRDYVGTRAGDWMLHWPDAARKAGALLGDVAALGAVPFPIPNVWLGVSTEDQRRADERVPDLLAAPASIRFVSAEPLLGPLNLRRIRIAPNHHTMLDALDGYAITENISGSGQERAKLDLVIVGGESGPKARPMHPDWARSLRDQCAAAGTAFFFKQWGEWLHEDLVRDGQHPGARFFSADDGPMDEAPPFGPTTGRLWHWWEPDHKASIRVGKRAAGRLLDGVEHNAMPEVRS
- a CDS encoding DNA methyltransferase → MNAPASYRQFLEAKMKVAPSTGVSVPLEEINPDLKPFTRAVVQWAAAGGCRGIFASFGLHKTSTQIELCRLLKGRAGGEALIVLPLGVRQEFFRDARLRFLGDFAVSLRFIQSEAELAAARADGGDHIFLTNYETIREGKLDPGQFTIACLDEASILRSFGSKTFQTFLPLFDKVRFRFVATATPSPNRFKELIHYAGFLGIMDTGQALTRFFQRNSEKAGDLTLYPHKEHEFWMWVSTWAVFLQKPSDLGFSDEGYDLPPLTVRWHEVPVDLIGSNADRDGQMALIRPEAKGLSEEARERRAALPACIARMRDIIAADPESHRILWHDLEDERRAIEAAVPGVRSVFGTQDLAEREDRIIAFSDGGFPFLAAKPVMLGSGCNLQRHCHKAVFLGVGHKFNDFIQAVHRIQRFGQEHPVEIDIIYPESMRAARRDLEAKWARHEEMAARMSEIIRKHGLSLAGMAEVLQRSIGVQRIEASGDGWLVANNDCVEECRRMGNDSVDLIVTSIPFSNHYEYTPTYDDFGHTDDDEHFFGQMDFLTPELLRILKPGRMACIHVKDRILFGSVTGAGTPTVNPFHAKTLTHFMRHGFAYMGMVFIDTDVVRENNQTYRLGWTENAKDSSKMGFGSPEFVLVFRKLPTDRSRAYADDPVTKQKPHVEMLDGRIVEFDDKGRPVPGTGYSRARWQTDAHARWRSSGNRLLTADEIAQLDPSTIGKVFKQFSLETVYDYETHVRIGEELDYRGVLPAVFMSLWPASTRPDVWHDVDRMRTLNTAQASAGRELHVCPLQFDIVDRCITRYTNPGELVFDPFGGLFTVPNRALHLGRRGRAAELHHGYFLDGVKYLEALERKRATPSLFDFLAADSTANAEAAE